The Streptosporangiales bacterium sequence TGCGGGCCCAGTAGTCGAGCTGGCGGTAGCTGATCCCGGCAGCGCTGCAGGCCGCCGGCCCGCGAAAGCCCATCTGCTCGGGGATCGCCGGAGCGGGCCCGTCGAAGAGCAGCCCCTGCTCGGCAGCCTGCCGACGCACCTGCTCGGTGACGGCACCCTCTGCCTTGTCGCCGCTTGCTGCCACTCGGACCTCCGGCTGTGTGACTACCCCGGTGTAACTACATGGGTGAACGTAGCTACACGTGGACGGTAAGTCGTCGGTGGCGGCGGGTCAACAGAGCGGGTCGGCGCGTCGCCCGAAATCTCACCCTCAACTTGAGGTCGAGGGTGAGTCCCGTCGTCGGCGCCTCAGCCGGGCGAGGACCCGGGAGGCGTGTCGCCGAGGTGCCGGCCGAAGTCCTCCGGCGTGATCGTGTCGAGGAACTCGCGGAACTTCTCCACCTCGTCCTCCTGCTCCCCCGGCATCGCCACACCCTCGGCGGCCAGGACGTCCTCGGTGCAGACGATGGCCGCCCCGGTGCGGAGGGCGAGCGCGACGGAGTCGGACGGACGGGCACTGAGCTCGACGCCGTTGGAGAAGACGAGATCGGCGTAGAAGGTGCCGTCACGGACTTCCACGATGCGGACCTCCGCCAGGCTCACCTGGAACGCCTCGAGCAGGTTGCGTAACAGGTCGTGCGTGAGCGGCCGAGGAGGCGTCATGCCGTTCTGGGCGTACGCGATCGCGCTGGCTTCGACAGGACCGATCCAGATCGGCAGGTAGCGTTCGCCGTCCTCTTCCTTCAGCAGGAGGACGGGTTGTTGCGAGGGCATCTCTACGCGGACGCCCACGACGGCCATTCGGTTCATCGTGCGCTCACCGCCCCGATATCGTCGCAGGCCCAGTCGTACGTCGTGGACCGTTGAGGGCAACACTTCCACGAGCAAACCTACATGGATCGCCGCCATTGGTCAGGATGCCCCGGGGGTGCAATGAGGTATCAGTTCCGCTGATCGGTCCGACCGGCCTCAACGAGGGCCCAGTCGGAACTTGACCAGGCTCGCGTGCAGCCGGACGAACAGGGCCGCGATCTCGCGACCGGTCTCGTCGGCGTCGGAGGTGGCCGAGCCGCGACTGCGACGCATCGGGGTCAGCACCTGCTCCACCAGCCCGACCTCGCGGTCGGCGGCCGCGCGGAAGCCCCGCAGGTGCCGCGGCTCGATGCCGAACGCGGTGAGCTCGGCGATGGTCCGTGCGATGAGCAGGGCGTCCTCGTCGTAACTGACGGTGCCGTGCAGCGGCGCGACGAGGCCGTACTGCTCCAGCGTGTCGAGCTGGTCGGACAGCAGTCCGCTGGCCGTGAGGAGGTCGTCGCGGGAGAAGCGGGTGACGGTGCGTTCGGCGAACTTCTCCGGCCCGGGAAGGGCGACGCCGGCCGGCAGCGGTCCCCTGGTCGAGACGACCGGCGAGTCGCCGTCGAGTGCGTCGAGCTGCTCCCTGATGACCCGCAGCGGCAGGTAGTGGTCGCGCTGCGCGGCGAGGATGTACTGCAGGCGCTCGAGGTCGGCGTACGTGAACTTGCGATACCCCGACGGGGTGCGATCCGGCTCGACCAGTCCCTCGGACTCGAGGAACCTGATCTTCGAGATCGTGACGTCGGGAAACTCGGGGCGGAGCTTTGCCAGCACCTCCCCGATGGTCATGTACGCCCGATTCGGGAGCGCGGAGCTCACTCCCCACCAGCCCCCGGCG is a genomic window containing:
- a CDS encoding bifunctional nuclease family protein gives rise to the protein MNRMAVVGVRVEMPSQQPVLLLKEEDGERYLPIWIGPVEASAIAYAQNGMTPPRPLTHDLLRNLLEAFQVSLAEVRIVEVRDGTFYADLVFSNGVELSARPSDSVALALRTGAAIVCTEDVLAAEGVAMPGEQEDEVEKFREFLDTITPEDFGRHLGDTPPGSSPG
- a CDS encoding MerR family DNA-binding transcriptional regulator produces the protein MTIGEVLAKLRPEFPDVTISKIRFLESEGLVEPDRTPSGYRKFTYADLERLQYILAAQRDHYLPLRVIREQLDALDGDSPVVSTRGPLPAGVALPGPEKFAERTVTRFSRDDLLTASGLLSDQLDTLEQYGLVAPLHGTVSYDEDALLIARTIAELTAFGIEPRHLRGFRAAADREVGLVEQVLTPMRRSRGSATSDADETGREIAALFVRLHASLVKFRLGPR